The following are encoded in a window of Impatiens glandulifera chromosome 5, dImpGla2.1, whole genome shotgun sequence genomic DNA:
- the LOC124939664 gene encoding phenolic glucoside malonyltransferase 1-like: MATTTAVKVIEVCMVKPAPNPPEKKLSSSSDDEGNNNYLPLTFFDTIWLKFLPTKRLFFYEINHLSSYLFYNTILPNLKHSLSITLQHYPSIAGNLTWHPDTANPVIRYSPHGHADGGGVLFSVSESQTLDFDFLSTDDDFKESKHFHPLLPDLHVSESEANLLSLKLTLFPGYGFSIGYSAHHASMDGKSTAMFIKSWATICRLGGGGALTPELIPLLDRSFIHDPSNIATIFTHQWMEMIHGNENERSFVPMEMKPEPGIFRSTFRLTPDQIGQIKAIIKSSRPVSTFTAVCSYIWTCLVKAEEGDITKEIVYLNINVDCRSRLEPPIPPTYFGNCIAHRFAMAKVESLKGGDGLVVAAAAIREAIGSLAGNGGVLKGVEKWFSEVSSIFWNEKVYSIGGSPLFDFYGVDFGWGRPKKVEMVSFDMNGSFSLCDCRDGNGVIEIGMVKSFVSLS; this comes from the coding sequence ATGGCGACGACGACGGCGGTGAAAGTTATAGAGGTATGCATGGTAAAACCGGCACCAAATCCGCCGGAGAAGAAgctctcctcctcctccgacGACGAGGGTAATAATAATTACCTTCCTCTCACTTTTTTTGACACAATTTGGCTCAAATTCCTCCCGACGAAACGACTCTTCTTCTACGAAATCAACCATTTATCATCTTATCTTTTCTACAACACCATTCTTCCTAACCTCAAGCATTCACTCTCTATCACCCTTCAACACTATCCCTCCATCGCCGGAAACCTCACCTGGCATCCCGACACCGCAAACCCAGTTATCCGTTACTCTCCTCACGGCCATGCAGATGGCGGCGGCGTCCTCTTCTCAGTTTCCGAGTCCCAAACCCTCGACTTTGATTTTCTCTCCACCGACGACGATTTCAAGGAATCCAAACATTTTCATCCTCTTTTGCCCGATCTCCATGTTTCAGAATCTGAGGCTAATCTTCTTTCTTTAAAACTGACTCTGTTTCCTGGTTACGGATTCTCCATCGGCTACTCCGCCCATCACGCATCCATGGACGGGAAGAGCACCGCCATGTTTATAAAGTCATGGGCCACCATTTGCAGACTCGGAGGAGGAGGAGCCCTTACTCCAGAACTAATCCCCCTTCTAGATAGATCCTTCATTCATGACCCTTCAAATATCGCCACGATTTTCACTCATCAATGGATGGAAATGATTCATGGAAATGAAAACGAGAGAAGTTTCGTTCCAATGGAGATGAAGCCAGAACCAGGGATATTCAGAAGCACATTCCGGTTAACTCCGGATCAGATAGGACAAATAAAAGCTATAATAAAGAGCTCGAGACCTGTTTCTACTTTCACTGCGGTTTGTTCATATATTTGGACTTGTCTGGTTAAAGCAGAGGAAGGGGATATAACAAAGGAGATTGTCTATCTGAATATCAACGTGGATTGTAGATCCCGGCTGGAACCACCGATTCCGCCAACTTACTTTGGAAACTGCATTGCGCATCGGTTTGCGATGGCAAAGGTTGAGTCTTTGAAAGGAGGTGATGGGTTGGTGGTGGCTGCGGCGGCGATTAGAGAGGCAATTGGAAGCTTGGCCGGCAATGGAGGGGTTTTGAAAGGGGTGGAAAAGTGGTTTTCGGAAGTAAGTTCAATATTTTGGAATGAGAAGGTTTATAGCATTGGTGGGTCGccattgtttgatttttatggGGTGGATTTCGGATGGGGAAGGCCGAAGAAGGTGGAGATGGTGTCATTTGACATGAATGGGTCATTTTCTCTCTGCGATTGTAGAGATGGAAATGGTGTTATTGAGATCGGGATGGTGAAATCTTTTGTTTCTTTGAGTTAG
- the LOC124940488 gene encoding phenolic glucoside malonyltransferase 1-like, producing MAMTASKEVKVTEECKITPAPNPPEKKLSSSSDEGNNNYLPLTFFDTIWLKFPPTQRLFFYEINHLSSHLFYNTILPNLKHSLSLTLQHYPSLAGNLNWHPETAKPIIRYSIADDGGVPFSVAESCTLDFDSLSTDHFKEAKDLHHLLPDFHYSESKANVLSLRVTLFPNYGFSIGYCAHHTSMDGKSTSMFLSSWATICRRLGEGGAQLTPELIPILDRSFIQDPSNISTIFTNQWMKMIHGNENKRSFVPLDMKPAPGLFRSTFRLTPEQIGHIKEKLAIIKSPVSTFTAVCSYVWTCLVKAEEGDITKEIVYLNINVDCRGESRWDPPVPANYFGNCVTYRFAKAKVECLKGGDGLVVAAAAIKEEIGSLAVKGKVENWLLEVSSTFRNEKVYGIGGSPWFDFYGVDFGWGRPEKVEMVSSDRNGSFSLCDCRDGNGVIEIGIVLSKPKIQAFASIFAQGLLQEIAS from the coding sequence ATGGCCATGACAGCTTCCAAGGAGGTGAAAGTTACAGAGGAATGCAAGATAACTCCGGCACCAAATCCGCCGGAGAAGAAgctctcctcctcctccgacGAGGGTAATAATAATTACCTTCCTCTCACTTTTTTTGACACAATTTGGCTCAAATTCCCCCCGACGCAGCGACTCTTCTTCTACGAAATCAACCATTTATCATCTCATCTTTTCTACAACACCATTCTCCCTAACCTCAAGCATTCACTCTCTCTCACCCTTCAACACTATCCCTCCCTCGCCGGAAATCTTAACTGGCACCCGGAAACCGCCAAGCCGATTATCCGTTACTCTATTGCCGACGACGGTGGCGTCCCATTCTCTGTAGCCGAGTCCTGCACCCTCGACTTTGATTCACTCTCCACCGACCATTTTAAGGAAGCCAAAGATTTGCATCATCTTTTGCCCGATTTTCATTATTCCGAATCTAAGGCTAATGTTCTTTCTCTACGAGTGACTCTGTTTCCTAACTATGGATTCTCCATCGGCTACTGCGCACATCACACCTCCATGGACGGGAAGAGCACCTCCATGTTTCTAAGTTCATGGGCCACCATTTGCAGAAGACTCGGAGAAGGAGGAGCCCAGCTTACTCCAGAACTAATCCCGATTCTAGATAGATCCTTCATTCAAGACCCGTCAAATATCTCCACGATTTTCACTAATCAATGGATGAAAATGATTCATGGAAATGAAAACAAGAGAAGCTTCGTTCCATTGGACATGAAGCCGGCGCCAGGGTTATTCCGGAGCACATTCCGGTTAACTCCGGAGCAGATAGGACACATAAAGGAGAAACTAGCTATAATAAAGAGCCCTGTTTCTACTTTTACGGCGGTTTGTTCATATGTTTGGACTTGTCTGGTGAAAGCAGAAGAAGGGGATATAACAAAGGAGATTGTTTATCTGAATATCAACGTGGATTGTCGAGGAGAAAGCCGATGGGATCCTCCGGTTCCGGCAAATTACTTTGGAAACTGCGTTACGTATCGATTTGCAAAGGCAAAGGTTGAGTGTTTGAAAGGAGGTGATGGGTTGGTAGTGGCTGCGGCGGCGATTAAAGAGGAAATTGGAAGTTTGGCTGTAAAAGGGAAGGTGGAGAATTGGCTTTTGGAAGTAAGTTCAACATTTAGGAATGAGAAGGTGTATGGAATTGGTGGGTCGCCGTGGTTTGATTTTTACGGCGTGGATTTTGGATGGGGACGGCCGGAGAAGGTGGAGATGGTGTCGAGTGATAGGAATGGGTCATTTTCTCTATGCGATTGTAGAGATGGAAATGGCGTTATTGAGATTGGGATTGTTTTGAGCAAACCAAAGATTCAAGCTTTTGCATCTATCTTTGCTCAAGGGCTTCTTCAAGAAATTGCTTCCTAG
- the LOC124939665 gene encoding BON1-associated protein 2-like: MGSRALEITIISGEGLRLSPSKRVKKNAFVIVGAEHTQILSSTRMDIDGGSYPTWNDKMFVDIPIQSRFLIVEVQCKSKHQGDLVVGTAKIPVTDFVGGFTPANYLHFLSYRLRDLKGEKNGIINLSIKVKGREDVNSSKFNYLQPRLAAPYKQVDAKRSDIGINVVTGIPVLQKY, encoded by the coding sequence ATGGGTTCACGTGCATTGGAAATTACAATAATCTCCGGTGAAGGGCTTCGTCTTAGTCCAAGCAAGAGGGTAAAGAAGAATGCATTTGTAATTGTCGGGGCAGAACACACACAAATTTTGTCCTCGACAAGAATGGACATTGATGGTGGTAGTTATCCGACATGGAACGATAAAATGTTTGTGGATATACCAATTCAATCGAGGTTTCTTATAGTTGAAGTTCAATGCAAGAGTAAACACCAAGGAGATCTTGTTGTGGGAACAGCGAAGATTCCTGTTACGGACTTTGTTGGAGGGTTCACTCCCGCAAACTATTTGCATTTTTTGAGTTATAGGCTTAGGGACCTGAAAGGCGAAAAAAACGGGATCATTAATCTTTCAATTAAGGTTAAGGGTCGTGAAGATGTCAACTCGTCTAAATTTAATTACTTGCAACCGCGGTTAGCAGCTCCTTACAAACAAGTTGATGCAAAAAGGTCCGATATTGGAATTAATGTTGTCACGGGTATTCctgttttacaaaaatattag
- the LOC124940442 gene encoding uncharacterized protein LOC124940442 isoform X1, translated as MPLFPLPTKFLSRKKVFSAYLGAAPIVACLEKYKPNVIITSRVADASLFLAPMVYELGWNWDEYELLAQGSLAGHLLECGCQLTGGYFMHPGDEHRDLSLSCLLNLSLPFAEVTFDGKVSIAKAEGSGGVLNFSTCAEQMLYEVGDPGAYITPDVIIDFRDVTFQTVTNNKIICSGAKPSSILAPEKLLVLAPKDGGWKGWGEISYGGHACTRRAEAADYLVRSWMEEVCPGVADRIFSYAIGLDSLKANNTTTPGNVLQTDVVDIRLRMDGLFEIEEQAIQLTKEFIALYTNGPAGGGGISTGHKREIILEKGFVKREDVLVHISGKRNYIRNSDDWRKASEKTPMNRIMSTSCSAQEEEMKCSSCPAPSGQRIPLYRVAHSRAGDKGNDMNFSVIPHFGEDINRLKLIITPEWVKSVVSPLLKVSLFHPDLDATNMNMRRDREEDVKVEIYEVRGVCSLNVVVRNILDGGVNQSRRIDRHGKTISDLVLSQIVVLPPPQ; from the exons ATGCCACTGTTTCCATTGCCCACCAAGTTTCTATCAAGGAAGAAG GTTTTTAGCGCCTACCTTGGAGCTGCTCCAATTGTTGCTTGTTTGGAGAAGTACAAACCAAATGTCATTATTACTTCCCGTGTTGCTGATGCTTCCTTGTTTTTGGCTCCAATG GTGTATGAACTAGGATGGAACTGGGATGAATATGAGCTTCTAGCCCAAGGTTCTTTAGCTGGCCACCTCTTAGAGTGTGGTTGTCAACTCACAGGAGGATACTTTATGCATCCAG GTGATGAACATCGGGACCTATCATTGTCATGCCTCTTAAACTTGTCACTTCCTTTTGCTGAAGTTACCTTTGATGGGAAAGTATCCATAGCAAAGGCAGAGGGAAGTGGAGGAGTTTTAAATTTTAGCACTTGTGCTGAACAAATGCTTTATGAAGTTGGTGATCCAGGAGCTTATATTACTCCAGATGTG ATAATAGATTTTCGTGATGTTACATTTCAGACAGTaactaacaataaaattatttgctCTGGAGCAAAACCATCATCCATTCTAGCACCTGAAAAACTTTTGGTGTTGGCTCCAAAG GATGGAGGATGGAAAGGATGGGGAGAGATATCTTATGGAGGACATGCATGTACTAGACGAGCTGAAGCTGCTGACTATTTG GTTAGATCATGGATGGAAGAAGTATGTCCTGGTGTGGCTGACCGAATATTCTCTTATGCAATTGGATTAGACAGCCTTAAAGCAAACAACACTACTACTCCGGGCAATGTATTACAAACAGATGTAGTAGATATTAGGTTACGGATggatggattatttgaaatcgaGGAACAAGCTATCCAACTCACTAAAGAATTTATAGCACTATACACAAATGGACCAGCTGGAGGAGGCGGTATAAG CACCGGCCATAAAAGGGAGATTATACTGGAAAAGGGATTT GTTAAACGCGAAGATGTGTTGGTTCATATTTCTGGGAAACGAAACTATATAAGAAATAGCGACGATTGGAGAAAGGCATCAGAAAAAACTCCAATGAATAGAATTATGTCTACTTCTTGTTCagcacaagaagaagaaatgaaatgTTCTTCTTGTCCAGCTCCATCTGGCCAGAGGATTCCACTTTACAGGGTAGCCCACAGCCGAGCTGGTGACAAAGGAAATGATATGAATTTCTCGGTTATTCCACACTTTGGCGAAGATATTAATAGGTTAAAGTTGATAATTACGCCTGAATGGGTGAAGAGTGTTGTGTCACCACTTTTGAAAGTTTCCTTGTTCCACCCTGATTTAGATGCAACCAATATGAACATGAGAAGAGACCGCGAAGAGGATGTGAAAGTGGAAATCTACGAGGTGAGAGGCGTGTGTTCTCTAAACGTGGTGGTCAGGAACATTTTGGATGGTGGGGTAAACCAATCGCGGAGAATTGATAGGCATGGAAAGACCATATCAGATCTCGTCTTGTCTCAAATCGTAGTGCTTCCTCCTCCTCAATGA
- the LOC124940442 gene encoding uncharacterized protein LOC124940442 isoform X2, translating into MVYELGWNWDEYELLAQGSLAGHLLECGCQLTGGYFMHPGDEHRDLSLSCLLNLSLPFAEVTFDGKVSIAKAEGSGGVLNFSTCAEQMLYEVGDPGAYITPDVIIDFRDVTFQTVTNNKIICSGAKPSSILAPEKLLVLAPKDGGWKGWGEISYGGHACTRRAEAADYLVRSWMEEVCPGVADRIFSYAIGLDSLKANNTTTPGNVLQTDVVDIRLRMDGLFEIEEQAIQLTKEFIALYTNGPAGGGGISTGHKREIILEKGFVKREDVLVHISGKRNYIRNSDDWRKASEKTPMNRIMSTSCSAQEEEMKCSSCPAPSGQRIPLYRVAHSRAGDKGNDMNFSVIPHFGEDINRLKLIITPEWVKSVVSPLLKVSLFHPDLDATNMNMRRDREEDVKVEIYEVRGVCSLNVVVRNILDGGVNQSRRIDRHGKTISDLVLSQIVVLPPPQ; encoded by the exons ATG GTGTATGAACTAGGATGGAACTGGGATGAATATGAGCTTCTAGCCCAAGGTTCTTTAGCTGGCCACCTCTTAGAGTGTGGTTGTCAACTCACAGGAGGATACTTTATGCATCCAG GTGATGAACATCGGGACCTATCATTGTCATGCCTCTTAAACTTGTCACTTCCTTTTGCTGAAGTTACCTTTGATGGGAAAGTATCCATAGCAAAGGCAGAGGGAAGTGGAGGAGTTTTAAATTTTAGCACTTGTGCTGAACAAATGCTTTATGAAGTTGGTGATCCAGGAGCTTATATTACTCCAGATGTG ATAATAGATTTTCGTGATGTTACATTTCAGACAGTaactaacaataaaattatttgctCTGGAGCAAAACCATCATCCATTCTAGCACCTGAAAAACTTTTGGTGTTGGCTCCAAAG GATGGAGGATGGAAAGGATGGGGAGAGATATCTTATGGAGGACATGCATGTACTAGACGAGCTGAAGCTGCTGACTATTTG GTTAGATCATGGATGGAAGAAGTATGTCCTGGTGTGGCTGACCGAATATTCTCTTATGCAATTGGATTAGACAGCCTTAAAGCAAACAACACTACTACTCCGGGCAATGTATTACAAACAGATGTAGTAGATATTAGGTTACGGATggatggattatttgaaatcgaGGAACAAGCTATCCAACTCACTAAAGAATTTATAGCACTATACACAAATGGACCAGCTGGAGGAGGCGGTATAAG CACCGGCCATAAAAGGGAGATTATACTGGAAAAGGGATTT GTTAAACGCGAAGATGTGTTGGTTCATATTTCTGGGAAACGAAACTATATAAGAAATAGCGACGATTGGAGAAAGGCATCAGAAAAAACTCCAATGAATAGAATTATGTCTACTTCTTGTTCagcacaagaagaagaaatgaaatgTTCTTCTTGTCCAGCTCCATCTGGCCAGAGGATTCCACTTTACAGGGTAGCCCACAGCCGAGCTGGTGACAAAGGAAATGATATGAATTTCTCGGTTATTCCACACTTTGGCGAAGATATTAATAGGTTAAAGTTGATAATTACGCCTGAATGGGTGAAGAGTGTTGTGTCACCACTTTTGAAAGTTTCCTTGTTCCACCCTGATTTAGATGCAACCAATATGAACATGAGAAGAGACCGCGAAGAGGATGTGAAAGTGGAAATCTACGAGGTGAGAGGCGTGTGTTCTCTAAACGTGGTGGTCAGGAACATTTTGGATGGTGGGGTAAACCAATCGCGGAGAATTGATAGGCATGGAAAGACCATATCAGATCTCGTCTTGTCTCAAATCGTAGTGCTTCCTCCTCCTCAATGA
- the LOC124938036 gene encoding glutamine--fructose-6-phosphate aminotransferase [isomerizing] 1-like has translation MCGIFAYLNYNISRDRRYIIEVLFNGLRRLEYRGYDSAGISVDCSSNLTSPYSAPPLVFRQEGNIDSLVKSVHQEVESTNLNLEEIFSVHAGIAHTRWATHGEPAPRNSHPQSSGPENEFLVVHNGVVTNYEVLKETLVRHGFIFESETDTEVIPKLAKFVFDKANEEGDQTVTFSQVVLEVMRHLEGAYALIFKSRHYPNELIACKRGSPLLLGVKEVSPETSNGAMFDDLKSPMKDEKPKELFLSSDVHAVVEHTKKVLMIEDGEVVHLKDGGVSILKFDHGKGKLGGSLARPACVQRALSILEMEVEQINKGNYEHYMQKEIHQQPESLTTTMRGRLIRGGSCKTKVVLLGGLKEHLKTIRRSRRIVFIGCGTSYNAALAARPIMEELSGIPVSMEIASDLLDRQGPIYREDTTFFVSQSGETADTLNALQYALENGALCVGITNTVGSAIDRTTHCGVHINAGAEIGVASTKAYTSQIVVMAMMALAIGGDTISTQARREAIIDGLFELPNKVREVLKLDMEMKELAKLLIAEQSLLMFGRGYNYATALEGALKVKEVSLMHSEGMLAGEMKHGPLALVDENLPIIVIATHDACFSKQQSVIQQLNARKGWLILMCSKGDAASVCLGGSCRVIEVPQVEDCLQPVINIIPLQLLAYHLTVLRGYNVDQPRNLAKSVTTE, from the exons ATGTGTGGAATATTCGCGTATTTGAATTACAATATCAGCAGAGACAGGCGCTATATCATCGAAGTCCTCTTCAATGGCTTGCGCCGTTTGGAGTATAGAGGTTACGATTCCGCCGGAATTTCGGTTGATTGCTCATCAAACCTTACTTCTCCTTATTCTGCACCTCCACTTGTCTTTCGCCAAGAAGGCAACATCGACTCGCTTGTTAAGTCCGTTCATCAAG AAGTTGAATCTACAAATTTAAATCTGGAGGAGATATTTTCAGTTCATGCTGGCATAGCACACACAAGGTGGGCAACCCATGGGGAACCAGCTCCAAGGAACAGTCATCCTCAAAGCTCTGGCCCTGAAAATGAGTTCTTGGTTGTTCACAATGGAGTTGTTACTAACTATGAG GTGTTGAAGGAAACACTTGTGCGGCATGGGTTTATCTTTGAATCTGAAACAGACACAGAAGTGATTCCAAAACTTgcaaaatttgtttttgataaagCAAATGAAGAAG GTGATCAAACTGTGACATTCAGTCAAGTTGTGCTTGAGGTTATGAGGCATCTTGAAGGGGCCTATGCTCTTATTTTCAAAAGTCGTCACTATCCAAACGAGTTGATTGCTTGTAAACGTGGTAGCCCATTGCTTCTTGGTGTAAAA GAAGTTTCTCCTGAAACAAGCAATGGAGCAATGTTTGATGATCTTAAGTCCCCAATGAAGGATGAAAAACCTAAAGAACTTTTTTTATCCAGTGATGTACATGCTGTAGTTGAACACACAAAGAAGGTTTTGATGATTGAGGATGGAGAAGTCGTCCACCTTAAG GATGGTGGTGTTTCCATCCTTAAATTTGATCATGGTAAAGGAAAACTCGGTGGAAGTCTTGCAAGACCTGCTTGTGTACAACGTGCGTTATCTATTCTTGAGATGGAGGTTGAgcaaataaataaaggaaactACGAGCATTATATGCAAAAAGAAATCCATCAACAACCAGAGTCTCTTACAACAACAATGCGTGGGAGGCTTATACGTGGAGGCTCATGTAAAACTAAAGTTGTTCTTTTGGGTGGACTGAAAGAGCACCTCAAAACTATCCGCCGCAGCAGGCGTATTGTATTCATTGGTTGCGGCACAAGCTATAATGCTGCTTTAGCTGCAAGACCCATAATGGAAGAGCTTTCTG GTATTCCAGTCTCAATGGAGATTGCCAGTGATTTGTTGGACAGGCAAGGGCCTATCTATAGAGAGGATACAACCTTTTTCGTTAGTCAATCAGGTGAAACAGCGGATACCTTAAACGCATTACAATATGCACTAGAGAATGGAGCACTATGTGTTGGCATTACAAATACTGTTGGTAGTGCTATTGACAGAACAACACACTGCGGAGTTCATATCAATGCCGGTGCTGAGATTGGTGTTGCAAGTACCAAG GCGTACACGAGCCAAATAGTCGTGATGGCTATGATGGCACTTGCAATTGGTGGTGATACAATATCTACTCAAGCTAGAAGAGAGGCAATAATAGACGGCCTATTTGAATTGCCGA ATAAAGTGAGAGAAGTACTTAAGCTTGACATGGAAATGAAGGAGCTTGCAAAGTTATTAATTGCGGAGCAGTCACTTCTCATGTTCGGAAGAGGCTACAACTATGCAACAGCTCTTGAAGGAGCCTTAAAAGTGAAGGAAGTTTCATTAATGCACAGTGAAGGTATGCTTGCGGGAGAAATGAAACATGGACCTCTAGCTCTAGTTGATGAAAACCTTCCAATTATTGTTATTGCCACCCATGATGCTTGTTTCAG CAAGCAACAGTCGGTTATTCAACAACTCAATGCTCGGAAAGGTTGGCTGATATTGATGTGCTCAAAAGGGGATGCTGCCTCTGTATGTTTAGGCGGTTCATGTAGAGTGATTGAAGTTCCTCAAGTGGAGGACTGTCTGCAGCCAGTAATCAATATAATCCCGCTTCAG CTGTTGGCTTATCATCTGACTGTTCTGAGGGGTTACAACGTTGATCAACCGCGAAATCTTGCAAAGAGTGTAACAACTGAATGA